One genomic segment of Hymenobacter psoromatis includes these proteins:
- a CDS encoding helix-turn-helix domain-containing protein, with product METLKYTVIKDAQQYEAYCTQLEQLVIAPQLTAAALDEIDLLTLLVETWDQTHATLSEADPIELLRSLMAGRQLLAKDLVAALGLSKGAVSDILSRRRGLSKEVIRRLASYFHVSQEAFNRPYELAAPAATLPRNARLVHKGSAKGALARDTI from the coding sequence ATGGAAACCCTGAAATACACCGTCATTAAGGACGCCCAGCAATACGAAGCGTATTGCACCCAGCTCGAACAGCTCGTTATCGCGCCCCAGCTCACGGCCGCCGCGCTGGACGAAATCGACCTGCTCACGCTGCTCGTCGAAACCTGGGACCAGACACACGCCACCCTGTCCGAAGCCGACCCCATTGAGCTGCTGCGCTCCCTCATGGCCGGCCGCCAGCTGCTAGCCAAGGACCTGGTAGCCGCCCTGGGCCTGAGTAAAGGCGCAGTATCGGATATCCTCAGCCGCCGCCGGGGCCTGTCTAAAGAAGTAATCCGCCGCCTCGCCAGCTACTTCCACGTTTCGCAGGAAGCCTTCAACCGGCCCTACGAGTTGGCCGCTCCCGCCGCCACGCTACCCCGCAACGCGCGGCTGGTGCATAAAGGCAGCGCAAAAGGAGCGTTGGCCCGTGATACGATTTGA
- a CDS encoding type II toxin-antitoxin system HigB family toxin has translation MKVHLIKRQTVEDYAARHARSRSYFALWLAAVKYADWNTPADIQQTFGAADLLGNGTSRVVFDIGGNNYRLIASYAFGQHQVHLFVCWLGTHAEYDKLCAKNQQYTVTLY, from the coding sequence ATGAAAGTTCACCTTATCAAACGGCAAACCGTCGAAGACTATGCGGCCCGCCACGCCCGCAGCCGCAGTTACTTCGCGCTGTGGCTGGCTGCAGTGAAATACGCCGACTGGAACACGCCCGCCGACATCCAGCAAACCTTCGGCGCGGCCGATTTACTGGGCAATGGCACCAGCCGCGTAGTATTTGATATTGGTGGAAATAATTATCGGCTCATTGCCAGCTATGCCTTTGGGCAGCACCAGGTTCATTTGTTCGTGTGCTGGCTCGGCACCCACGCCGAATACGATAAACTTTGCGCTAAAAATCAGCAGTACACCGTTACCCTATACTGA
- a CDS encoding Fic family protein has protein sequence METQVHTVAVTLDWGLLAAVSKLDRFDASWTAIERREGQSLKQLKAIATVRSVGASTRIEGSRMSDAEVDVLLRNTNITKLEDRDSQEVVGYFQALDLIADAYADIDLTENSLKGLHSQLLRFSRKDEWHRGNYKQHPNSVEASLPDGTKRLVFATTAPGIATEDAMRALLAWYAQDAATHPLVKCALFCYEFLSIHPFQDGNGRLSRLLATLLLLKQGYVWIQYVSLEHEIESRKTEYYRELQRCQSQRPGENVSSWLTFFFSALGNVQQQLLQKLTADGAESQLLPREKAILLFIENNPGCRSGVIAKRLAIPAPTVKKILAILVERGLIARHGSGPGLNYTLP, from the coding sequence ATGGAAACGCAGGTACACACGGTGGCGGTCACGCTGGATTGGGGGTTGCTGGCGGCGGTGAGCAAGCTCGATAGGTTCGATGCCTCGTGGACGGCCATTGAGCGGCGCGAGGGCCAGAGCCTGAAGCAGCTCAAGGCCATTGCCACGGTGCGGAGCGTGGGCGCTTCGACGCGCATTGAGGGCTCGCGCATGAGCGACGCAGAGGTGGACGTGCTGCTGCGCAACACCAACATTACCAAGCTGGAAGACCGGGACTCGCAGGAAGTAGTAGGCTATTTTCAGGCCCTGGACTTGATTGCGGACGCCTACGCCGACATTGACCTCACCGAAAACAGCCTGAAAGGGCTGCACAGCCAATTGCTGCGTTTCAGCCGCAAGGACGAGTGGCACCGGGGCAACTACAAGCAGCACCCCAACTCCGTAGAGGCCAGCCTGCCCGATGGCACCAAGCGGCTGGTGTTTGCCACCACCGCGCCGGGCATCGCCACCGAGGATGCCATGCGGGCGCTGCTGGCCTGGTATGCGCAGGACGCAGCCACGCACCCGCTGGTGAAATGCGCCCTGTTCTGCTACGAGTTTCTGAGCATCCACCCGTTTCAGGACGGCAACGGGCGGCTGAGTCGCCTGCTGGCCACCCTGCTCCTGCTGAAACAAGGCTACGTCTGGATTCAGTACGTGAGCCTGGAGCACGAGATAGAGAGCCGCAAAACCGAGTACTACCGCGAGTTGCAGCGGTGCCAGTCGCAACGGCCGGGCGAGAATGTTTCGTCGTGGCTCACCTTCTTTTTCAGTGCTTTGGGCAACGTGCAACAGCAATTATTGCAGAAGCTGACGGCCGACGGTGCGGAAAGCCAACTACTGCCCCGCGAAAAGGCCATTCTACTATTTATTGAAAATAACCCCGGCTGCCGGTCGGGGGTTATTGCCAAACGCCTGGCCATTCCTGCCCCTACGGTTAAAAAAATACTCGCCATTTTGGTAGAGCGGGGACTAATTGCGCGGCACGGCAGCGGTCCAGGCCTCAACTATACGCTACCCTAG
- a CDS encoding aldo/keto reductase — MIERVHTVQVTLPYCSLILNETRIRCCNWDKGGGSLEAAAAGRRNPAPASGVTRLIILPALPPMTLTIAPQSAQPLTVNRLGYGTMRLTGPQIWGEPADRPQALDILKTAVKSGVTFLDTADYYGDDVTNRLIFEALHPYPANLVICTKVGATRRPDASWVPFNTPANLRTSIENNLRTLKQEQVQLVHLRLMGHGGVPLAEQLGAMFEMQKEGKIQHVGLSNVSPEELEAGLKLGEIATVENMYGYAQRTTLREAHGETHGGEEVLALCEQHGIPLVPFFSLVHGLPKAGDKMAELAKRRGVSEAQLNIAWLLHKSPMLLPIPGTSSLAHLRENLQAADIELSTEDMAFLG; from the coding sequence ATGATAGAGCGCGTGCATACCGTGCAGGTGACCCTGCCATACTGCTCGTTAATACTGAACGAAACCCGTATTCGGTGCTGCAACTGGGATAAAGGCGGCGGCAGTCTGGAAGCGGCCGCGGCTGGCCGGCGCAACCCCGCGCCGGCTTCGGGGGTTACTAGGCTGATTATTCTACCAGCCCTACCCCCCATGACGCTCACCATCGCGCCCCAATCGGCCCAGCCGCTCACTGTCAACCGCCTGGGCTACGGCACCATGCGCCTCACCGGCCCCCAGATTTGGGGCGAGCCGGCCGACCGCCCCCAAGCGCTCGATATTTTGAAAACCGCCGTCAAAAGTGGCGTAACGTTTCTGGATACGGCCGATTATTACGGCGACGACGTGACCAACCGCCTGATTTTCGAAGCACTGCATCCCTACCCCGCCAATTTAGTTATCTGCACGAAGGTGGGTGCCACCCGCCGGCCCGATGCCAGCTGGGTGCCCTTCAACACGCCCGCCAACCTGCGCACAAGCATCGAAAACAACCTGCGCACGCTCAAGCAAGAGCAAGTGCAGCTGGTGCACCTGCGGCTGATGGGCCACGGCGGAGTACCGCTGGCCGAGCAGCTCGGAGCCATGTTTGAGATGCAAAAGGAAGGTAAAATCCAGCACGTGGGCCTGAGCAACGTGAGCCCCGAGGAGCTGGAAGCCGGCCTTAAACTGGGCGAGATTGCGACCGTCGAGAATATGTACGGCTACGCCCAACGCACCACCCTGCGCGAGGCCCACGGCGAAACCCACGGTGGTGAAGAGGTACTGGCCCTGTGCGAGCAGCACGGCATTCCGCTGGTGCCGTTTTTCTCGCTCGTTCATGGCCTGCCCAAAGCCGGCGATAAAATGGCCGAGCTAGCCAAGCGGCGCGGCGTATCGGAGGCTCAGCTCAACATTGCCTGGCTGCTGCACAAGTCGCCTATGCTGCTGCCGATACCGGGCACATCGTCGCTGGCACACCTGCGCGAGAATTTGCAAGCCGCTGACATTGAGCTGAGTACCGAGGACATGGCTTTTCTGGGGTAG
- a CDS encoding OmpA family protein, translating to MKLSVWYGLAVAGLLAGPLRASAQSLAGTWQGVEAEKGDPRYWPAVLRVQAGKGTALFGVLYQEVGGQPEVSVTFQMQGTRTGTRLRLDHVRKLNETGGSPLSYWCDGSIAFTYDPALEKLTGHATYDPVNDCDTGDFTLYRVRLKSAATVPAGAATNLRVSGRDVHWFADAELKQPVATGNIYRTKLSKATTFYITQGYYPSVESAAVPITIQVSGAKPGRPARPAPPVVSVPPVVPTPPDTLKDPLTSAPVISAAPVVLPTVLFKLGKPELLPEASPALDQLAAALRARPALRLRIAGHTDRVGESDKNQVLSEQRAAAVKAYLVRVGIAADRLETVGYGDTRPLYPSPDARNRRVEVSQL from the coding sequence ATGAAACTCAGCGTTTGGTATGGCCTGGCCGTGGCTGGGCTGCTGGCTGGGCCCCTACGGGCATCGGCCCAGAGCCTGGCCGGCACCTGGCAGGGCGTGGAAGCCGAGAAGGGCGACCCGCGCTACTGGCCGGCGGTGCTGCGGGTGCAGGCCGGCAAGGGCACCGCCCTTTTCGGTGTGCTGTACCAGGAAGTGGGCGGCCAGCCCGAGGTATCGGTCACGTTCCAGATGCAGGGCACGCGCACGGGCACGCGGCTGCGGCTCGACCACGTGCGCAAGCTTAATGAGACGGGTGGCTCGCCCCTCAGCTACTGGTGCGATGGCAGCATCGCCTTTACCTACGACCCGGCGCTGGAAAAGCTGACCGGCCACGCCACCTACGACCCCGTAAACGACTGCGACACGGGCGACTTCACGCTCTACCGCGTCAGGCTCAAGTCGGCCGCTACGGTGCCGGCGGGCGCGGCCACCAATCTGCGCGTATCGGGCCGCGACGTGCACTGGTTTGCCGATGCCGAGCTGAAACAGCCCGTGGCCACCGGCAATATCTACCGCACTAAACTCAGCAAGGCCACTACTTTTTATATCACTCAGGGTTACTACCCCTCGGTAGAAAGCGCGGCCGTGCCCATTACCATTCAGGTAAGCGGGGCTAAGCCGGGCCGCCCGGCGCGGCCCGCGCCGCCAGTAGTCAGTGTCCCGCCTGTGGTCCCTACCCCCCCCGATACGCTGAAGGACCCCTTGACCAGCGCGCCGGTCATTTCGGCCGCGCCGGTGGTGCTGCCCACGGTGCTGTTTAAGCTGGGCAAACCCGAATTGCTGCCCGAAGCCAGCCCGGCCCTCGACCAGCTGGCGGCTGCCCTGCGCGCGCGGCCCGCGCTGCGCCTGCGCATAGCCGGCCATACCGACCGCGTGGGCGAATCTGATAAAAACCAAGTACTTAGCGAGCAGCGCGCCGCCGCCGTGAAGGCCTACCTGGTGCGCGTCGGCATCGCCGCCGACCGCCTCGAAACCGTGGGTTACGGCGATACGCGCCCCCTCTACCCCTCCCCCGATGCCCGCAACCGCCGCGTAGAAGTCAGCCAGTTATAA
- a CDS encoding sugar 3,4-ketoisomerase, producing MTLPYLFSLPTHGAAAEGWLTVAEATTLPFAVRRAYWITDVPAGQVRGRHTHRTLEQVFMALSGTLRITVECPGFARHTFELSQASQALYVPAGSWREVQFGAGAVLLCLASQEYDEADYEREPASNARAGQ from the coding sequence ATGACGCTTCCTTACCTTTTTTCGCTGCCTACCCACGGCGCGGCCGCCGAGGGCTGGCTCACGGTGGCCGAGGCGACGACCCTACCCTTCGCCGTGCGGCGCGCTTACTGGATAACGGACGTGCCCGCCGGGCAAGTGCGGGGCCGCCACACGCACCGCACGCTGGAGCAGGTGTTTATGGCGCTGAGCGGCACGCTGCGCATCACGGTGGAATGCCCCGGCTTCGCCCGCCACACGTTTGAACTAAGCCAGGCCAGCCAGGCGCTGTACGTGCCGGCCGGCTCGTGGCGCGAGGTGCAGTTTGGGGCCGGCGCGGTGCTGCTGTGCCTGGCCTCGCAGGAATACGACGAGGCCGACTACGAGCGCGAGCCGGCCAGCAACGCACGCGCCGGCCAGTAG
- a CDS encoding glycosyltransferase family A protein codes for MTSLAPPPLVTIVALCHNHAPFLRAALDSILAQDYPRLEVWLVDDASHDGSPAILREYALAQAGWHLLLLPANVGNCRAFNLAFFQSQGEFVVDFATDDELLPQRLSQQVALFQALPPTYGVVYSNCELVTEAGQPLRLHQRPDPRHPGQLLPRPASGWVFADVLGRYFISPPTVLMRRATLLALGGYDESLSYEDFDFWVRASRDWQFYYQDAVTTRKRLHPRSKSAQTTFYRDPYLASTIQVCRKALALCRTAPELAALRVRLRYELRHALPRRRLSEARELAQLLAQTHPPGLPDRLLALLRYWPARALLAGSRS; via the coding sequence TTGACCAGCCTCGCTCCGCCGCCTCTCGTCACCATCGTGGCCCTGTGCCACAACCATGCGCCGTTTCTGCGGGCGGCCCTGGATTCCATTCTGGCCCAGGACTACCCCCGCCTGGAAGTCTGGCTCGTGGATGATGCCAGCCACGACGGGAGCCCGGCCATCCTGCGCGAATACGCCCTGGCCCAGGCTGGCTGGCACCTGCTGCTGCTGCCCGCCAACGTGGGCAACTGCCGGGCTTTCAACCTGGCGTTTTTTCAAAGCCAAGGCGAATTTGTGGTTGATTTTGCCACCGATGATGAGCTGTTGCCCCAGCGCCTGAGCCAGCAGGTGGCGCTGTTTCAGGCCCTACCCCCCACTTACGGCGTGGTGTATTCCAACTGTGAGCTGGTGACCGAAGCCGGCCAGCCGCTGCGCCTGCACCAGCGCCCCGACCCGCGCCACCCCGGCCAGCTGCTGCCGCGCCCGGCCAGCGGCTGGGTCTTTGCCGATGTGCTGGGGCGCTACTTCATCAGCCCGCCTACCGTGCTCATGCGGCGCGCTACCCTGCTGGCCCTGGGCGGCTACGACGAAAGCCTGAGCTACGAGGACTTTGACTTCTGGGTACGGGCCAGCCGCGACTGGCAGTTTTACTACCAGGATGCCGTGACGACCCGCAAGCGCCTGCATCCGCGCAGCAAAAGCGCGCAGACAACCTTTTACCGCGACCCCTACCTGGCCTCGACCATCCAGGTGTGCCGCAAGGCCCTGGCCCTGTGCCGCACCGCGCCCGAGTTGGCCGCCCTGCGCGTGCGCCTGCGCTACGAGCTGCGCCACGCCCTACCCCGCCGCCGCCTGTCCGAAGCGCGCGAGCTGGCCCAGCTCCTCGCCCAAACTCACCCGCCCGGCCTGCCCGACCGCCTGCTGGCGCTGCTGCGCTACTGGCCGGCGCGTGCGTTGCTGGCCGGCTCGCGCTCGTAG
- the corA gene encoding magnesium/cobalt transporter CorA: MSSASAFPTPPPAALPAPGRGNALPPDPDREARRQALYQQVGQRPGTLHVQPGALKPRLFLLSYDEHSCEEGEYSDRYEELLAYLRAHPELKHWVDVRGYGDLPLMENLMQEFGLHPLQMEDVLGDYQRAKVEVFDDNRLFLVSRMTEFTAQLTVSDDQLSIFTGPNYVLTFQDTYDDCLDVLRNRIRANFSQLRRKPVGYLAYALTDVVLDHYYPTMAAIGDYIEELESSIFNTQRERRLLSRILRIKKDVVRFRRLVYPERDKMSEILRLPEEVVPEEIKVYYRDAYDHAIQALDLAESYRDNISSLTDLFLSDQSNRMNEVMKVLTIISSIFIPLSFVVGLYGMNFQHEDAHGHVLPLNMPELYEPLGYPILLGALLLIVLGQVYYFWRKGWLNSD; encoded by the coding sequence ATGAGTTCCGCCAGCGCGTTTCCTACCCCCCCACCCGCTGCCCTTCCCGCGCCCGGCCGCGGCAATGCCCTACCCCCCGACCCCGACCGGGAGGCCCGCCGCCAGGCCCTCTACCAGCAGGTGGGCCAGCGCCCCGGCACGCTGCACGTGCAGCCGGGGGCGCTCAAGCCACGCTTGTTTTTGCTTTCCTATGACGAGCACAGCTGCGAGGAAGGCGAATACTCTGACCGCTACGAGGAGCTATTGGCCTACCTGCGCGCTCACCCCGAATTGAAACATTGGGTAGACGTGCGCGGCTACGGCGACCTGCCGCTGATGGAAAATCTCATGCAGGAGTTCGGCCTGCACCCGCTCCAGATGGAGGACGTGCTCGGCGACTACCAGCGGGCCAAGGTGGAGGTGTTTGACGACAACCGGCTGTTTCTGGTGTCGCGCATGACCGAGTTTACGGCCCAGCTCACGGTGAGCGACGACCAGCTCTCCATCTTCACCGGGCCGAATTACGTGCTCACGTTTCAGGATACCTACGACGACTGCCTGGATGTATTGCGCAACCGCATCCGGGCCAATTTCAGCCAGCTGCGGCGCAAGCCCGTGGGCTACCTCGCCTACGCCCTCACCGACGTGGTGCTCGACCACTACTACCCCACGATGGCCGCCATCGGCGACTATATTGAGGAGCTGGAGAGCAGCATCTTCAACACCCAGCGCGAGCGCCGGCTGCTGAGCCGCATCCTGCGCATCAAGAAGGACGTGGTGCGCTTTCGCCGCCTCGTGTACCCGGAGCGCGACAAGATGTCGGAAATTCTGCGCCTGCCCGAAGAAGTGGTGCCCGAGGAAATAAAAGTCTACTACCGTGATGCTTACGACCACGCCATCCAGGCCCTGGACCTGGCTGAGAGCTACCGCGACAACATCTCCTCGCTCACTGACCTCTTCCTTTCGGACCAGAGCAACCGCATGAACGAGGTGATGAAGGTACTGACTATCATCAGCTCTATCTTCATCCCGCTCAGCTTCGTGGTGGGCCTCTACGGCATGAATTTTCAGCACGAAGACGCCCACGGCCACGTGCTGCCCCTCAACATGCCCGAGCTATACGAGCCGCTGGGCTACCCCATTTTGCTCGGCGCGCTGCTGCTAATCGTGCTGGGCCAGGTGTATTATTTCTGGCGCAAGGGCTGGTTGAATAGTGATTAG
- the surE gene encoding 5'/3'-nucleotidase SurE, whose protein sequence is MPTRPLILVSNDDSLIAPGIAHLVRLMRELDAEIVVVAPASPQSGMGHAITIGHPLRLDKSAIFGEDVAAYACTGTPADCVKIAKHYLLKDRRPDLVVSGINHGSNSSVNVLYSGTMSAAIEAAIEGLPAIGFSLCEYGDAADFSHVGPWVLDICRQALAHGIPAGTALNVNIPKHASGPIQGIRLARQARAKWQETFEQRHDPYKRPYYWLLGEFLNQDRGHDTDEAALAENYVSIVPCQFDLTNYQALTELAEAWQLPLPPAGPGIAPPQPIANQDYGPAN, encoded by the coding sequence ATGCCAACCCGTCCCCTCATCCTAGTTTCCAACGACGACAGCCTCATTGCCCCCGGCATCGCGCACCTGGTGCGCCTTATGCGCGAGCTAGACGCGGAAATCGTGGTGGTGGCCCCCGCCAGCCCGCAGTCGGGCATGGGCCACGCCATTACCATCGGCCACCCGCTGCGGCTGGATAAGTCGGCTATTTTTGGCGAAGACGTGGCCGCCTACGCCTGCACCGGCACCCCGGCCGACTGCGTGAAAATTGCCAAGCACTATTTGCTGAAAGACCGCCGGCCCGACCTCGTGGTGTCGGGCATCAACCACGGCTCCAACTCCTCGGTGAACGTGCTGTACTCGGGCACCATGTCGGCGGCCATCGAGGCGGCCATCGAGGGGCTGCCGGCCATCGGCTTTTCGCTTTGCGAGTATGGCGACGCCGCCGATTTTTCGCACGTCGGCCCCTGGGTGCTGGACATTTGCCGGCAGGCGCTGGCCCACGGCATTCCGGCCGGCACGGCCCTGAACGTGAACATTCCCAAGCACGCCAGCGGCCCCATCCAGGGTATCCGGCTGGCCCGCCAGGCCCGCGCCAAGTGGCAGGAAACCTTTGAGCAGCGCCATGACCCCTACAAACGCCCCTATTACTGGCTACTGGGTGAGTTTTTGAACCAGGACCGCGGCCACGACACCGACGAAGCCGCCCTGGCTGAAAACTACGTGTCGATAGTACCCTGCCAATTTGACCTCACCAACTACCAGGCCCTCACTGAACTAGCTGAAGCCTGGCAGCTGCCCCTACCCCCCGCCGGCCCCGGCATTGCCCCACCCCAGCCCATCGCTAATCAGGATTACGGACCAGCGAATTAG
- a CDS encoding M14 family zinc carboxypeptidase: MTTGANTPKGTFAPMFFASLLLAAALMSPAPTPPLLTTPFERDPQHNTTTTYAECMAFYKALAAAYPATVRLREAGPTDSGEPLTEVVLSADGTFEPAASRALGRPVLFIQNGIHPGEPEGIDASMLLARDLLSDKKRLPLLRQVTVVIVPVYNIGGMLNRNSTTRANQNGPREYGFRGNARHLDLNRDFVKQDSRNARSFAELFGKWRPEIFVDTHTSNGADYQYTMTLIPTQADKLGPVLGPYLREKLLPALYVGMARKKWAMTPYVDFEGETPESGLRAFLESPRYSTGYAALFNGLGFMPETHMLKAFGPRVRATYDLLLTYLETTATQALALLAARAAADQALATQTEFPLAWALNEQPSGTVEFRGYEAGHRPSAVSSQPRLYYDRQRPYQRPVPFYDAAHAMARAAAPVAYAIPAAWGEVLDNLRRNGVVLRQLTAPLTGPAETYSIEDYKTVAKPYEGHYLHSQVKLLPLTAPLSTLPPGTWLAVLAEQGPARRYLVEALEPQATDSFFAWGFFDSILQQKEHYSDYVFEDLAAEFLTQNPVVRQQLDAAKKADPALAASGPAQLEWVYQHSPYAEAGYRRYPVQRWLGKIQ, encoded by the coding sequence ATGACAACTGGCGCGAACACCCCCAAAGGTACCTTCGCGCCCATGTTCTTCGCCTCGCTTTTGCTCGCCGCCGCGCTCATGTCCCCCGCCCCTACCCCCCCGCTGCTCACCACCCCTTTTGAGCGCGACCCGCAACACAACACTACGACCACCTACGCCGAGTGTATGGCTTTTTATAAAGCGCTGGCCGCTGCCTACCCCGCCACTGTGCGGCTGCGCGAGGCCGGCCCCACCGACAGCGGCGAGCCGCTGACCGAAGTCGTGCTCTCGGCCGATGGCACCTTTGAGCCAGCCGCCAGCCGGGCGCTAGGCCGGCCCGTTTTATTCATCCAAAACGGCATTCACCCCGGCGAGCCCGAGGGCATTGACGCCAGCATGCTGCTGGCCCGCGACCTGCTAAGCGATAAAAAGCGCCTACCCCTGCTGCGGCAGGTGACGGTAGTTATCGTGCCCGTTTACAACATCGGCGGGATGCTGAACCGCAACTCTACTACCCGCGCGAATCAGAACGGCCCGCGTGAATATGGCTTCCGGGGCAATGCGCGCCACCTCGATTTGAACCGTGATTTCGTGAAGCAGGACTCGCGCAATGCGCGCTCGTTCGCGGAGTTATTTGGGAAGTGGCGGCCCGAGATTTTTGTGGATACCCACACCTCCAACGGCGCTGATTATCAATACACGATGACGCTCATTCCGACGCAGGCCGACAAGCTGGGACCAGTGCTGGGGCCGTACCTGCGGGAGAAGCTGCTACCCGCCCTCTATGTCGGCATGGCCCGGAAAAAGTGGGCCATGACGCCGTACGTGGACTTCGAAGGCGAAACGCCGGAGAGCGGCCTGCGCGCTTTTCTGGAAAGCCCGCGCTATTCCACCGGCTACGCGGCGCTGTTCAACGGCCTCGGCTTTATGCCCGAAACGCACATGCTGAAGGCGTTCGGACCGCGCGTGCGGGCCACCTACGACCTGCTGCTGACCTACCTCGAAACTACCGCTACTCAGGCCCTCGCCCTGCTCGCCGCCCGCGCCGCCGCCGACCAGGCGCTAGCCACCCAAACTGAGTTTCCGCTGGCCTGGGCGCTCAACGAGCAGCCCAGCGGCACGGTCGAGTTTCGGGGCTACGAGGCCGGGCACCGGCCCAGCGCCGTGAGCAGCCAGCCGCGCCTCTACTACGACCGCCAGCGGCCCTACCAGCGCCCGGTGCCCTTCTACGACGCGGCCCACGCCATGGCCCGCGCCGCCGCGCCGGTGGCCTACGCCATTCCAGCCGCCTGGGGCGAGGTGCTGGACAACCTGCGGCGCAACGGCGTGGTGCTGCGCCAGCTAACCGCGCCCCTCACTGGCCCCGCCGAAACATACAGCATTGAAGACTACAAAACAGTTGCCAAGCCCTACGAAGGCCACTACCTGCACAGTCAGGTCAAGCTCTTACCGCTTACCGCTCCACTCAGCACCCTACCCCCCGGCACCTGGCTGGCCGTGCTGGCCGAGCAGGGTCCCGCCCGCCGCTACCTCGTGGAAGCCCTAGAACCGCAGGCCACCGACTCGTTCTTCGCCTGGGGCTTTTTCGACAGCATCTTGCAGCAGAAAGAACACTACTCCGACTACGTGTTTGAGGACCTGGCCGCCGAGTTTCTGACCCAAAACCCCGTCGTGCGCCAGCAGCTGGATGCCGCCAAAAAAGCCGACCCGGCGCTGGCCGCCAGCGGCCCCGCCCAGCTGGAATGGGTGTACCAGCACTCGCCCTACGCCGAGGCGGGCTACCGCCGCTACCCGGTGCAACGCTGGCTGGGGAAAATTCAGTAG
- a CDS encoding BLUF domain-containing protein, giving the protein MLAHQPLYRIIYHSLATGAGLPPEELAGLLRKARAYNQHCRLTGLLLYAADTKEFVQVLEGPRDEINALYERIARDPRHKHAFVLHEGEAASRMFPDWRMGFALAAAQDLRTTTGYFPLVPEPGYALPPGLVVHAPEQLRRFLADFTTPLATDE; this is encoded by the coding sequence ATGCTTGCCCATCAGCCGCTATATCGAATTATCTACCATAGCCTGGCTACGGGTGCCGGCCTGCCGCCGGAAGAGCTGGCCGGCCTGCTGCGCAAGGCCCGCGCTTACAACCAGCACTGCCGCCTGACGGGCCTGCTGCTCTACGCCGCCGATACCAAGGAATTTGTGCAAGTGCTGGAGGGCCCGCGCGATGAAATCAATGCGCTTTACGAGCGCATCGCGCGTGACCCGCGCCACAAGCACGCCTTCGTGTTGCACGAGGGCGAGGCGGCGAGCCGCATGTTTCCCGATTGGCGGATGGGCTTTGCCCTGGCTGCCGCCCAGGACCTCCGCACCACTACCGGCTATTTCCCACTGGTGCCGGAGCCCGGCTACGCCCTTCCGCCCGGCCTGGTCGTGCACGCTCCCGAGCAGCTACGCCGCTTCCTGGCCGATTTTACTACCCCCCTGGCCACGGACGAGTAG